A single region of the Hyalangium gracile genome encodes:
- a CDS encoding OmpA family protein, whose product MTARLLLICLALASLPALAGDAIQVSASNRMALGQGMPSLEIQILEPIAGYEVKLKRSDGKTFEFKGTGQPGTTRTIPLEQPEGKFHYEGELTLRFKGRGVEPGTMPLAFDTELLGPLKLDVKKEDLDLEARKLRFRLSRPAGYAKVTVLMDTGRHAFDGTVKFNGEPAGTPLELTWQKLDGKVMKISLQAYDTSDFYTSVELFPWRLDIPHEEVNFPTGSAEIPAAERAKLDKSLKLLEDAVTRYERITALRLYILGHTDTVGDTAANRDLSLQRARSIASYFRKQGARLPIYFEGFGEQALRVVTPDETAEGGNRRAEYIISVEDPVLTNAPFEPQWRKL is encoded by the coding sequence ATGACTGCTCGCCTCCTCCTGATCTGCCTTGCCCTCGCCTCCCTGCCTGCCCTGGCGGGGGATGCCATCCAGGTCTCCGCCTCGAACCGCATGGCGCTGGGACAAGGGATGCCGTCGCTGGAGATCCAGATCCTGGAGCCCATCGCCGGCTACGAGGTGAAGCTGAAGCGCTCGGATGGGAAGACGTTCGAGTTCAAGGGCACCGGGCAGCCAGGCACCACGCGCACCATCCCCCTGGAGCAGCCGGAGGGGAAGTTCCACTACGAGGGCGAGCTGACGCTGCGCTTCAAGGGCCGGGGCGTGGAGCCGGGGACGATGCCGCTGGCCTTCGACACGGAGCTGCTGGGGCCGCTCAAGCTGGACGTGAAGAAGGAGGACCTGGACCTGGAGGCGCGCAAGCTGCGCTTCCGGCTGTCGCGGCCCGCGGGCTACGCGAAGGTGACGGTGCTGATGGACACCGGGCGCCACGCCTTCGACGGGACCGTGAAGTTCAACGGCGAGCCCGCCGGCACGCCGCTGGAGCTCACCTGGCAGAAGCTGGACGGCAAGGTGATGAAGATCTCGCTCCAGGCCTATGACACCTCGGACTTCTACACCAGCGTGGAGCTCTTCCCGTGGCGGCTGGACATCCCCCACGAGGAGGTGAACTTCCCCACGGGCAGCGCGGAGATCCCGGCGGCGGAGCGGGCCAAGCTGGACAAGAGCCTCAAGCTCCTGGAGGACGCGGTGACGCGCTACGAGCGGATCACCGCGCTGCGCCTCTACATCCTGGGCCACACGGACACCGTGGGGGACACGGCCGCCAACCGCGACCTGTCCCTGCAGCGGGCGCGCAGCATCGCGTCGTACTTCCGCAAGCAAGGCGCCCGGCTGCCCATCTACTTCGAGGGCTTTGGCGAGCAGGCGCTCCGCGTGGTGACGCCCGACGAGACCGCCGAGGGTGGCAACCGCCGCGCCGAGTACATCATCTCGGTGGAGGACCCGGTGCTGACGAACGCTCCCTTCGAGCCGCAGTGGAGAAAGTTGTAA